Proteins found in one Anopheles aquasalis chromosome 3, idAnoAquaMG_Q_19, whole genome shotgun sequence genomic segment:
- the LOC126574602 gene encoding mitotic spindle assembly checkpoint protein MAD1: MMDIGRDDESADVTRLSNSSFEISRKKRRISGLGLSGANDTLHDVNTSSESLSSTVNTTQLVAQSPWETRRMKADLIEARSRITVLKKEIEHQNTVMATNQLRNQHKISSLEQELAHSSKKAAELEKHLTAVRKREHAAKEELVRTRNQFNQLKQTSDDQQFGLQSALQKLEQKYNCDTSELGSEIRELTAQVSDLMLQLSGVQEELDVTRGINDTLQSKADAYDQTKRELEQTISKLEETESRVKKLEFECGSHEDWKNLSKVTTSRLMKCTEYEHENIRMREELKNLRDLIGNKLLLEEQVSNLQARVDRYEQQEASAATIEVRVKELESELNDWKQLGRDYCPKKDGTQRSEPSAALLRHHIAQLLQKDVILTSQQSTAVSEQHQTREAFDRLRMEKDSLEKQSEEYKRSLKHYQSVLQRVQRKLKLVISERDCMKQVVENYENDLTINQSIAQAGQDSQQLQERIKSLEKVLANYQEHCQKLEAEIQSKQVVSDTEVSNALTSEQYQELRKEIDSLRMENQMIRRRKQELELEIEQNRVRSIAPVLRHTESLAVKAFDQHQNSVEKLQAEIERLRAKIRSMQENGGEQQLEASVTSGNMTMNVMELNNMRAKAEMLESKMKQMKEKFREASVEFRDICYLLFGYRVDRISNNNYRVRSMYADNDEDYLNFQLDESSGKLNMLASRYGQSLLEQVDGLLNMHGSLPVFLSTLTLDLFKRTTIMDATSDG, encoded by the exons ATGATGGATATCGGCAGGGATGACGAATCCGCCGATGTCACGCGGCTGAGTAACTCGTCGTTTGAAATCA GTCGGAAGAAGCGTCGCATATCCGGGTTGGGCCTGAGCGGGGCCAACGATACGCTACACGATGTGAACACGAGCAGTGAATCTCTCTCGTCGACGGTCAACACAACCCAGCTGGTCGCCCAAAGTCCTTGGGAAACGCGCCGCATGAAGGCGGATCTTATCGAAGCACGCTCACGG ATTACGGTTCTGAAGAAGGAAATCGAACATCAAAACACGGTGATGGCAACGAACCAGCTGCGCAATCAGCATAAAATCTCTTCGCTTGAGCAAGAGCTCGCCCACAGTAGCAAGAAAGCGGCGGAACTGGAGAAGCACCTGACCGCGGTGCGTAAGCGGGAGCACGCAGCGAAAGAAGAGCTCGTCCGAACCCGCAATCAGTTCAATCAGCTCAAACAGACGTCCGATGATCAACAGTTTGGCCTGCAATCTGCACTGCAGAAGCTGGAGCAGAAGTACAACTGCGATACGAGCGAGCTGGGTAGCGAGATCCGTGAGCTCACGGCCCAGGTGTCCGACTTGATGTTACAACTGTCCGGTGTGCAGGAAGAGCTAGACGTAACGCGCGGAATCAACGATACACTCCAATCCAAGGCTGATGCGTACGATCAAACGAAGCGTGAGCTCGAGCAGACAATCTCGAAGCTAGAAGAAACGGAATCGCGTGTCAAGAAGCTCGAGTTCGAGTGTGGCAGTCACGAGGATTGGAAGAACCTATCCAAGGTGACGACCTCCCGATTGATGAAGTGTACCGAGTACGAGCACGAAAACATTCGCATGCGCGAGGAGCTGAAGAACTTGCGCGATCTGATCGGTAacaagctgctgcttgagGAGCAGGTGTCCAATCTGCAAGCGCGAGTCGATCGgtacgagcagcaggaggcaTCCGCGGCCACGATTGAGGTCCGTGTGAAGGAACTGGAGAGTGAGCTGAACGACTGGAAGCAACTTGGACGGGACTACTGCCCCAAGAAGGACGGTACGCAACGGAGTGAACCGTCGGCGGCGCTGCTACGGCATCACATTGCCCAGCTGCTCCAGAAGGATGTGATACTGACCAGCCAACAGTCGACGGCGGTGAGCGAACAGCACCAAACACGGGAAGCGTTCGATCGGCTGCGGATGGAGAAGGATTCCCTCGAGAAGCAGTCGGAGGAGTACAAGCGctctctcaaacactaccaaTCGGTGCTGCAGCGAGTCCAGCGCAAGCTGAAACTGGTCATCTCCGAACGGGACTGCATGAAGCAGGTCGTCGAAAATTATGAGAACGACCTAACGA TTAACCAGTCCATTGCACAGGCGGGTCAGGATTCACAGCAGCTGCAAGAGCGTATCAAGAGCCTGGAGAAGGTGCTGGCGAACTATCAGGAACATTGCCAAAAGCTCGAAGCTGAGATACAGTCGAAACAAGTCGTCTCCGATACCG AGGTATCAAATGCACTGACCAGCGAGCAGTACCAGGAGCTGCGGAAAGAGATCGATTCACTTCGGATGGAGAACCAAATGATACGGCGCCGTAAGCAGGAGCTCGAACTGGAGATTGAACAGAACCGTGTGCGGTCTATCGCGCCCGTACTGCGGCACACCGAGAGCTTGGCGGTAAAAGCATTCGATCAGCACCAGAATTCGGTGGAGAAGTTGCAGGCGGAAATCGAGAGGCTGCGGGCGAAGATTCGCAGCATGCAGGAGAACGGcggagagcagcagctggaagcGAGCGTCACGAGCGGCAACATGACGATGAACGTAATGGAGCTGAACAATATGCGGGCCAAGGCCGAGATGCTCGAGTCGAAGATGAAGCagatgaaggaaaagttcCGCGAAGCGTCGGTCGAGTTCCGGGACATATGCTACCTGCTGTTCGGGTATCGGGTCGATCggatcagcaacaacaactaccgCGTCCGGAGCATGTACGCGGACAACGATGAGGACTATCTGAACTTCCAGCTCGACGAATCGAGCGGCAAGCTGAACATGCTGGCTTCACGCTACGGACAGTCGCTACTGGAGCAGGTTGATGGGTTGCTCAACATGCACGGATCACTGCCCGTCTTTCTGAGTACGCTTACGCTCGATCTGTTCAAGCGAACCACCATTATGGATGCCACCAGCGATGGCTAG
- the LOC126574928 gene encoding activating signal cointegrator 1, protein MSMQGWIKEELSKCLCFEIPDAMISYICSIREGNAIDEYFRSLLDFNNPEHVKFLGDLKRRMGTRPGTQPSSKQTSSAASSGKQKKQADPPQQKQSQQQAKGGKAAPAVPTSSSSNAPTQPDPKPVAGGSKKKQKFVSLYGENGELKNVVKLKGRHHCDCQAVKHKLINNCLHCGRIVCEQEGSGPCLFCGSLVCTAEEQQLIDAASRKGNQLKRSLMEQERPNGWAEALATRNRLLEYDRNSARRTAVIDDESDYFRTNSVWLNDAERTKLEQLEEELREQKHASRLSRKITFDFAGRQVIEEPALTEEVEDAILRSVDETLSGKPKMKSKSKGENGQEAAEQPISTDGTSTHPKLIGPAPLFVESGNCTAPQGFRPSNGFDGVYSRLQDKQFLEMSDLRHCLSMHQPWASLLVAGIKRHEGRTWYSSHRGRLWIASTAKPVSPEMVQELEDFYRRQYPEEKLEFPTQYPAGCLLGCVTVQDCLPQEEYRKQYPNGESDSPYVFICTDAQELPIRFPVKGDHKIYMLESKIHQAAVKSLQRLAPSG, encoded by the exons atgagCATGCAAGGATGGATCAAGGAAGAGCTCTCCAAGTGCTTGTGCTTCGAGATTCCGGATGCGATGATAAG CTACATCTGCAGCATCCGGGAAGGCAATGCAATCGACGAATACTTCCGTTCGCTGCTGGATTTCAACAATCCGGAACATGTAAAGTTCCTGGGCGATCTGAAGCGCCGAATGGGAACCCGTCCCGGCACACAGCCATCCTCCAAACAGACCTCGTCAGCTGCTTCGTCTGGAAAGCAGAAAAAGCAGGCCGATCCGCCTCAGCAAAAGCAGTCACAGCAGCAAGCGAAAGGAGGAaaggcagcaccggcagtgcctactagtagcagcagcaatgcccCAACCCAACCAGACCCAAAACCAGTTGCTGGTGGatcgaaaaagaagcaaaagtttgTCTCACTGTACGGTGAGAATGGGGAGCTAAAGAATGTGGTGAAGCTAAAGGGACGGCACCATTGTGACTGCCAGGCGGTGAAGCACAAGCTGATCAACAACTGTCTGCACTGTGGCCGGATCGTGTGCGAACAGGAGGGCAGTGGACCGTGTCTGTTCTGCGGATCGTTGGTGTGCACGGCCGAAGAGCAACAGCTGATCGATGCGGCATCCCGCAAGGGCAACCAGCTAAAGCGTTCGCTGATGGAGCAGGAACGGCCGAATGGTTGGGCGGAAGCGCTGGCCACCCGTAACCGGTTGCTCGAGTACGATCGGAACAGTGCGCGCCGAACGGCCGTGATCGACGATGAGTCCGATTACTTCCGCACGAACTCCGTTTGGCTGAACGATGCGGAGCGAACGAAGCTAGagcagctggaggaggaaCTGCGAGAGCAGAAACATGCCAGCCGGCTGTCGCGCAAGATAACGTTCGATTTTGCGGGCCGCCAAGTGATCGAGGAACCGGCGTTGACAGAGGAAGTCGAGGACGCCATTCTGCGCTCCGTGGATGAAACTCTGTCCGGGAAACCGaagatgaaatcgaaatccaaaGGAGAAAATGGCCAGGAAGCGGCAGAGCAACCGATCTCTACCGATGGCACGAGCACCCATCCCAAGCTGATCGGACCAGCCCCGCTGTTTGTCGAATCTGGCAACTGTACCGCACCGCAGGGCTTTCGACCGAGCAACGGATTCGATGGAGTGTACAGTCGATTGCAGGATAAGCAGTTTCTTGAGATGTCCGATCTGCGGCATTGCTTGTCGATGCATCAACCGTGGGCatcgttgctggtggccggtatCAAACGGCACGAGGGTCGCACCTGGTACTCGTCCCATCGGGGCCGCCTATGGATTGCATCCACCGCCAAACCAGTCTCTCCAGAGATGGTCCAGGAACTGGAGGACTTCTATCGTCGCCAATACCCAGAGGAGAAGCTGGAATTCCCTACCCAGTATCCTGCCGGTTGTCTACTTGGTTGTGTCACCGTACAAGACTGTCTGCCACAGGAAGAGTACCGGAAGCAGTACCCCAACGGGGAATCCGACAGTCCGTACGTTTTCATCTGTACGGATGCACAGGAGCTACCGATACGGTTTCCCGTTAAGGGAGATCACAAGATAT ATATGTTGGAGAGCAAAATACATCAAGCTGCTGTGAAATCCCTGCAGAGGCTGGCCCCAAGTGGATGA